In Pseudomonas lutea, the genomic stretch ATTTTCGCGGGCAAGCGCGCTCTTACAGTGGATGTGTGCTTGGCAGGGACAAAGCGGCTGCTACGCCTGGCTGGGTTATGAGATGGCGGTGTGTCAGTGACAAGTTGAGTGCTGAGGCCATTTTCGCGGGCAAGCGCGCTCCTACAGTGGATGTGTGCTTGGCAGGGGCTGTCGGGCGGCGCCCGTACAAAAGTGAAGCGCTACCAAACACGGGAAAGTTCCCGCCTGAACCCCCTTCCCCACATAACAATTTCGCTAACAAATAGTTATCCGGGTTTCATTTGCCCCTGCCCGCGATGCTTCGTAAGGTGGCTTCACCCCATCGAACCCGCCCAGCGCGGATACGGTGAACGTCCACACCCAAGCCGGAGAAACGTCAAACAGCTGATCTGCACGTAGCATTTTGTTTCTGTCGTTCGCTGCGTCGTTGCTCCCGACGTGGTGCCTCCAAGCTCCAAACTTCAGCCGCTCCCCAGCGGCTTTTTTTTGCTCAGGATTTGTTGAATCCGACCTGCTATCTGCGCAGTGTCGGCAACCGGGCGCGCATGAAGCCGACCGCAAGCACCCACCCGCAAAACATCGCCAAGCAATCGCGCGACCTCTGTCATGTCCTGCACATCCATCCCCTGCCGTGTGATGAATTGCGTCCCCAGCCGCAAAGCCTGATGCCCCGCGCGGGAAGGATCGACGCAGGTCCCGATCAGAATTCCCTGTGTCTGTAGGGCGTGCATCACCGCGCGTGGGTCGGCGTCGAGGGACAGCGGGAGCAGCAATTGATGGGTATGCACTTCCCCGCCGTTGGCCCCGATGACAGGCAAGCCGATGTCGAGCAGCGATCGGTGCAAAGCCGCGCTGTTGCTGACGATGCTGGCAGCGTATTCACGGCCACTGGCCTGGGCTTCGGTGAGGGTGACCGCCAGGGACGGCAGCCGGCCGGCGTCATAGTTGGCGAGCATGCGGGTGTCGAGGAGCTTGCGCAGCGCCGGTGCGTCGTCCGGGTCGCGGCCGAGCACCAGCCCTTGGGGGCGTCCGGGCAGGGTTTTGTAGGTGGAGCTGCTGATGAGGTCGACGCCAGCGTCGAAGGGGTTGGGGTACATGCCGCCGGCGATCAGGCCGAGCACGTGGGAGGCGTCGAACAGTGTTTTTGCGCCGACCGTGCGCGCCGCCTCGACCACTGCGACGATGTCGTCAGCCTTGATCATGATGCTGCGTCCCAGCACGACGAGCTTCGGGCGAATGCGCATGATCATTTCCGCCGCGCGCGCTGTGTCCAGCGTGCAGTTGTGGCGGTCGTACGGCAGGTCTTCGACGACCAGGCCTGCCAGTTGCGGCGTGCCACCTCGGCGCTGACTAAGGTGCCCGCCGTGTTCGGCGGCGGGTGCCAGCACTGTGTCGCCCGGTTGGCAGTAGGCGTGGAAGATGGCGAGGTTGGCCAGGGTGCAGCTGGCTAGCCGGACTTCGGCCCAGGCGGCGTTGAACAAGGTCATGGCGGACTGGGTTGTGAAGCTTTCGAGTTCGCTGACCAAGTCGGTGTCGGGCTGCTCCTTGTGGTCAGTCGGGCCCATGGCCGGGTAAGCACTGAGCGCCGGGTTATACGCGGCCATGGCGCGGGCGCTGGGCAGGTTGGCGCCGGCATACAGCATCAGGCGCTGCGTCTGCAGTTGCGGCAGCCGGTCGGCACAGGCGCAGAGCAAGGCATCGAGATCACGGGGCATGGTCGGCAGCTTCCTGAGTGAGGGGTTAGCGGCGAATTGAGTTGGGGTGCTCCGACTCATCCCTGACGAGCAGCATCAGGGCGTCGCGTTTTTCCAGCAGATGGTGGCGCAGGATGCTGCCCAGGCGCTTGCCGTCCCGGGCTTGCAGGGCGTCGATCATTTCTTCGTGGTCGTGCAGCGCGCGGTCCCATTTAGGGGCTTGGTGATTGGAGAGAAAGCGTAATGCGTGGATACGCCGGTTCAGCGACAGGTAGACCTGACGCAGCGCCGAGTTGCGCGCGGCGAGGTTGATGAGATCGTGGATGGCGCGGTTGCGCTGGTAGTAGCCCGGCAGGTCGTTCTGGTTTTTGCTGACGACCATGGCGTAGTGCAGCGCCTTGATCTCTTCGATTTCCTGGTCGGTGATGCGCTCGCACGCCAGCTCGCCGGCGAACGCTTCGATGCCGCTCATCAGTTCGAAGGTCTCGCGAATCTCCAGTTCCGACATCCGCGCAACGCTGGCGCCTCGATTGGGGTTGATTTCAATCAAGCCCTCCACCGCCAGCACCTTCAACGCTTCGCGCAACGGCGTACGCGAAATGCCGAGGGTTTCGCACAGCTCGCGCTCGTTGAGCTTGGTGCCCGGCGCGAGCACGCCTTCGGTGATGAAGCCGCGCAGGTGCTCGATCACGGTGTCGTGCAAGCGCTGGCGTTCAACTTTGGGGATCAGCGGGGCGCCAGGCAGCTGGCCGGTGTCTTCAGTATTTTGCATTCAAAAATCCTTGAGGACGGCGTGAGAGCCACGCGCCTTATTCGAAAACGCACCAGTTCGCAGGAAATATTAGCGTAATTGGCTCGTTTGACACACCACTGCCCTGTGCTACGGTAATTTTGAATTCAAAATACAAAATAATAAGGAGTCACCGATGCTCAAGCTCGACTTCCACCCTGCCGGCCGCCACTTTTTGCAGATCCCGGGGCCGAGCCCGGTGCCCGACCGCATCCTGCGTGCCATGAGTTACCCCACCATCGATCACCGCGGCCCCGAGTTCGGCGCGCTGGGGCTGAAGGTGCTGGAAGGCATCAAGCAAATTTTCAAAACCGTGCATCCCGTGGTGATTTACCCGGCATCGGGGACCGGGGCCTGGGAAGCGGCGCTGTGCAATACGTTGAGCTCGGGTGACGAAGTGCTGATGTTCGAGACAGGCCACTTCGCCACCTTGTGGCAGAAGATGGCCCTCAGCCTTGGCCTCAAACCGCAGTTCATTGGCCGGCCGGGCATTGAAGGCTGGCGCGGTGGTGTGGACGCGCAAATGATCGAAGACCACCTGCGTGCCGACAGCGCCCATCGCATCAAGGCGGTGTGCGTCGTCCACAACGAAACCAGTACCGGCGTGACGTCGGACATCGCGTCGGTGCGCAAGGCGATTGATGCAGCGGGCCACCCTGCCCTGTTGCTGGTGGACACCATCTCGGGCCTGGCCTCCGCTGATTATCGGCACGACGAGTGGGGCGTAGACGTGACGGTCTCCGGCTCGCAGAAGGGCCTGATGTTGCCGCCCGGCATCAGCTTCAACGCCTTGTCGCCCAAAGCCATCGAGGCGAGCAAGCGCGGCGGTTTGCCGCGAAGCTTCTGGGCGTGGGACGAAATCATCGAAATGAACAAGACCGGTTACTGGCCCTACACGCCCAACACCAATTTGCTGTACGGCTTGTCCGAGGCGCTGGACATGATCCTCGGCGAAGGCCTCGAAAACGTGTTCATCCGCCACAACCGCCTGGCCAAGGCCTGTCGCACCGCCGTCAATGCCTGGGGCCTGGAAATTCAGTGCGCTGACCCAAGCGTGTACAGCCCGGTGCTGACCGGCGTGATGACGCCCGACGGCATCGACGCTGACCTTGTCCGCAAGACCATTTACGAGCGCTTTGACATGTCCCTGGGTACCGGCCTAGGGAAGATGAAGGGCCGCATGTTCCGCATTGGCCACCTGGGCGACTGCAACGACCTGATGCTGATGGCGACGCTGACCGGCTGCGAAATGGGCCTGCAGATGGCCGGTGTGAAATTGCAGTCCAGCGGCGTGCTGGCGGCCATGGATTACCTGGGAGGGCAATCCGTGCCGCTGCGGCGCGAGTGATGCAACACCTGGCTGCGGCACGCCCGCAGCCTGATGATTTCCGCTGTTTTTCAATCTTCCTGCGTTACACCAAAGCTGTCCCGACTATCAGAACTGTCCCGAACTGTCCCGAACTATCCCGAATCATCGCGTTGTCAGCGAAAACAATAAGAAACTGGAGATAGCACATGAAGTTTTTACGTCTGCGCCCCACGGCGGTGGTGCTGTTCATGCTGTGCGCCATGTATTTCATTACGTACCTGGACCGCGTGAATGTCAGCACCGCCGCGGTCGGTTTCGGTAAAGAGTTCAATCTGACCAAGACCGAGATCGGCATCGTCTTTTCGGCCTTCGCGTACCCCTATCTGATCTTTCAGATCATTGGCGGCTGGGTCAGCGACCGGTTCGGCGCCAAGCGAACACTGGTGGTGTGCGGGCTGATCTGGGCCGGCGCCACGGTGCTGACCGGCCTGGCGGGTGGCTTCGCCTCGTTGATCGTTGCGCGAATCCTCCTCGGACTGGGCGAAGGCGCTACGTTTCCGGCCGCAACGGCGGCGATGTCGCGCTGGATCCCCAAGGAGAAACGCGGCTTTGCCCAAGGCATCACTCATGCGTTCGCGCGCCTCGGCAACGCGCTGGCCCCGGCCGCGATGATCGCCATCATGGCCACCTATGGCTGGCGGGAATCGTTTTACGTCTGCGCCGGCATCAGCTTCGTGTGGGTCCTGCTATGGATGATGGTGTTCACCGAGCATCCGAAGGACCACCCGCGTATCTCGAAACAGGAGCTGGACACCCTGCCGCCGCCAAAAGTGAAATCCAGCGTCGTGCTGCCGTGGGGTCGCCTGTTCAAGCGCATGGCGCCGGTCACCATCGTTTACTTCTGTTATGGCTGGACGCTGTGGCTGCTGCTGAGTTGGGTGCCGATGTACTTCATGAACATGGGCCTGGACTTGAAAGGCACCGCGATTTTCGCGTCCACGGTGTTCTTCGGTGGGGTGGTCGGCGACACCCTGGGCGGGATCGTCAGCGACCGCATTTATACGCGCACCAAGGACCTGAGCAAGGCGCGAAGCCTGATGGTCGCCGTGTGTCTGGGGCTGACGCTGATTTCGCTGGTGCCGTTGATGTTCACCAAGGACATGCACATTTCCCTGGCCTGTCTGGCGATCGGGTTTTTCTTCTCGGAAATGACCATCGGCCCGATGTGGGCGATCCCCATGGACATCGCGCCGGACCACTGCGGCACCGCGAGCGGCATGATGAACACCGGCTCGGCCATGGCGGCCATCGTCAGCCCAGTGGCCGCCGGTCTGTTGATCGACAAATTCGGCAACTGGCAGCTGCCGTTTCTGGTCAGCATTGTGCTGCTGGCGATTGGCGTGGTGCTTTCGTTCCGCATGAAGCCGCAGAACAAGTTTGAGTATGTAAAGCCAGCATCGCCTCAGGCGGCTAATGCGACGCCGGCGCCGATCGTCAGTAAATAGATCAGGCGTCGGCGGACGCGCTAAAGCCTTCATCCGGCAGCTTGCAACAAGCACTTGAACGGAGAATATTTTTGGACACTGAGACCCAACCTTCGCGCCTGGCGCAGCTGATCGTCGATGCGCAAAACGCCCACAGCCTTCTGGACGCGCCTGACTTCGATCTGAACCCGAAGGACCGCGACGCGGCTTATCTGACCCAGCAGAAAATCCTGCGCCTGCGTGGGGTGGAGGCAGGCGGCTGGAAGATCGGCTCGAAATCCCTGACCGGGCCGATTCAGGGATCGCCCCTGCCGCGCGATTGCCTGTTCCCGTCCACTGGCACGCTGGACCGCAGCCTGTACGCGCCGGTCGGTCTGGAGCTGGAAATCGCCTTTCGCTTTAACCGCACCTTCAGCCCTCGGGAAGAGGCGTACAGCGACGAAGAGGTGATGGCCGGCATAGGCGAGATGGCTGCGGCCGTGGAGGTGGTGTCCAGCCGATTTGCGGCGTGGCCAAAGATCGAGCCGCTGACGCAATTGGCCGACCTGCTGAACCACGGCGCGTTGGTGGTAGGTGATTTCGTGCCGTATGACGCGTCTTTTCCGTTCGCCGAACCGACGCTGTCGTTCACGGTGAACGGTGAGAGCGTCGTCCCCGGCAAGGCGGCCAATCCGGCAGGCGATCCGCGCCGTTTGTTGCCGTGGCTGGTCAATCATCACACGCTCCAGGGGCTGATCTTGCCCGAAGACTTTGTGATCACCACGGGTTCCTACACCGGCATATTTTTCGCCCAAGGGATGGCTGAAGTACAGGGCGAGATCACCGGCCTGCCGTCCGTCGTGCTGACACTGGCCTGAGGCTGGGTCACGGATAATCGCGCCTGGCGATCCGGCCAGCTGAACGCTGGCAGCAGTGGGACTGCGCATGACAACCTAGCCGGTTAAACGCTGGCAGTCGTGGGACCGGCTTTAGCCGGGAAGGCGTCGGATGTCACACCTCAAAGTGTAGGAGCGCGCTTGCCCGCGAAGGCTTGGGCACGGACTGCACATATGCGTCGGATGTACCGGCCTATTCGCGGGCAAGCGCGCTCCTACACCGATCGGCGGCGAACACTGCGATCTCGTTGCAGGCACTGGCCTCTTCCCGGCTGAAGCCGGTCCCACAATTGAGCCTGTGTATGACAACCCCGCCGGAGAAACGCTGACAGTCGTGGGACCGGCGTCAGCCAAGAGGCGTCGGATGTCACACGGGAGCAATGACCTGCCGCAGTTCTGGGTGTAGGAGCGCGCTTGCCCGCGAAGGCTTGGGCACGGAGTGCACACATGCGTCGGATGTACCGGCCTGTTCGCGGGCAAGCGCGCTCCTACACCGATTGGCAACGAGCACTGATACCTCGTTGCACGCACTGGCCTCTTCCCGGCTGAAGCCGGTCCCACAATTGAGCCTGTGTATGACAACCCCGCCGGAGAAACGCTGACAGTCGTGGGACCGGCGTCAGCCAAGAGGCGTCGGATGTCACACGGGAGCAATGACCTGCCGCAGTTCTGGGTGTAGGAGCGCGCTTGCCCGCGAAGGCTTGGGCACGGAGTGCACACATGCGTCGGATGTACCGGCCTGTTCGCGGGCAAGCGCGCTCCTACACCGATCGGCGGGGGACACCGATATCTCGTGGCAGGCACTGGCCTCTTCCCGGCTGAAGCCGGTCCTACAGGCTTGGCGGCTGAAGCCGGTCCCACAGGTTTGGCGGCTGAAGCCGGTCCTACAGGTTTGGCGGCTGAAGCCGGTCCCAGGGGTTAGGCGGCTGGGGTCACGTCGGTGAAATGCGCTTGCCCCGTGGAGGCAAGCAGCCCTGCGGGAATATTCCGCATTCTTGTGCCACTGGGAAACACCCTCAGGCAAAATGCCGGACCTATGTAGGAATCATCCCCGGGAGTGGTCGGAATGCGCTTGTTCAGTTTGAAAACCCTGCTGGTCTGTACGGCCTTGGCTGCTTGTCTGGGGATGGTCGGCGCTGAGGGCGCTACCAAGGCTAAACCCGCGCCGAAACCGTCGGGGCAGAAGGTCTCGATGCTCGGCGGCAAATTCCTGTTCACCCTGCCGAAGGACTACGTCAAAGGTCCGATGGAGGAGATCGATGCCAAGGCCAGGGCCGCGGGTGTGACCGGTTCGATGTACATGAACAAGCCGGCCAAACGCGTGGTGATCATCACTGAAGCGCCGCTGCCGAATGATCAGAAGGTCGGCGCAAACGACAAACAGACCCTCGACGGCATCATCGCGGACACGCTGCAACAGCAGCAGACGAGCTACAGGGATTTCAAGAAACTGGGCGAGAAGAAGATCGTACGAAAAGGCTTCGGCATGCGTCAGCTGGACATTGCCGGCAGCGTCGAAGGCGGCCGGGTGCTGAGCACCACGATCACCGCCGCCTACGGCAAACGCACGGCGATGGTGAACGTGATTTCCCTGGCCAAAGACGCCAAGGCCCATGCCGACGTGGTGAAAGGCGTGACGGGAGGGAAGTAAAGTTGCTGCAGTCCCGACAGCGATTGCAGCCGGAAAAGCACCACTTACCGTCATCGGATCCCTCAGCCCCTGGCAGCAGCCTGAATCATTCCGGCAGCATCAATTTCGTCCCGCCCGGATGCGCTTTGACGACGCTGTAGGGCACCACTGACCACTCCGGGCCCTCGCAGGCGCGCTGAACGCGGGCGAAATAGGGCCCGAAGTAAACGCCTTTTTCGGTGAAGTACCACGAAGGGAATTCCCACACCGAGGGGTCGGTGTAGTCGCAATCGTCTTCGGTCGCGGGCGCTTGCATGTCGGCGGGCTGCGTCGCTTTCAACTGGGCGACGAGCCACGGGGCGAACTGTTTGCTGCGGTAGTCCGAATAAGTCTCGAAACTCCCGTCACCCTGTTCATCTCGCTCGTAATGCAGCGGCGCGCCCTTGCCGACCCACAGCACATCTTCCAGCGTCAAAGCCTTCCCCGTACCGGCATCCAGATTAAGCGGTGAGTCGCCGAAATCGGGGTGCGCGCCGCCGCAATCGTAGGAGGTAAACACGTTGAGGCTGACGATGCCCGGCGTGAGCAAATGCGGTGTAACGGTCTGGGCAAAGTCGCCACCCGAGCGACTGGCATTGAGCATGCACTCGTTGTAGCTGACCACTTCTTGCCACAATCGCGCGCGCAGTTGCTGAT encodes the following:
- a CDS encoding pyridoxal-phosphate-dependent aminotransferase family protein: MLKLDFHPAGRHFLQIPGPSPVPDRILRAMSYPTIDHRGPEFGALGLKVLEGIKQIFKTVHPVVIYPASGTGAWEAALCNTLSSGDEVLMFETGHFATLWQKMALSLGLKPQFIGRPGIEGWRGGVDAQMIEDHLRADSAHRIKAVCVVHNETSTGVTSDIASVRKAIDAAGHPALLLVDTISGLASADYRHDEWGVDVTVSGSQKGLMLPPGISFNALSPKAIEASKRGGLPRSFWAWDEIIEMNKTGYWPYTPNTNLLYGLSEALDMILGEGLENVFIRHNRLAKACRTAVNAWGLEIQCADPSVYSPVLTGVMTPDGIDADLVRKTIYERFDMSLGTGLGKMKGRMFRIGHLGDCNDLMLMATLTGCEMGLQMAGVKLQSSGVLAAMDYLGGQSVPLRRE
- a CDS encoding GntR family transcriptional regulator, with the protein product MQNTEDTGQLPGAPLIPKVERQRLHDTVIEHLRGFITEGVLAPGTKLNERELCETLGISRTPLREALKVLAVEGLIEINPNRGASVARMSELEIRETFELMSGIEAFAGELACERITDQEIEEIKALHYAMVVSKNQNDLPGYYQRNRAIHDLINLAARNSALRQVYLSLNRRIHALRFLSNHQAPKWDRALHDHEEMIDALQARDGKRLGSILRHHLLEKRDALMLLVRDESEHPNSIRR
- a CDS encoding RsiV family protein — protein: MPVSLSVVRTACLIALVAPFTLHAESAVHVLTGTLGKSPIVVELNLTSAEEVTGRYFYEKYHKDLPLSGSSKGNDLTLTEGLSYDEQADLPKLVLHKNPDATWAGQWSSKGKTFKVQLEERAIAAPDQAAEPGWQDIYKQSAYDYLRLTQLPLKADKKTTFMGHALQWWVEPASGVSMFEITSGYPTDQAARINQQLRARLWQEVVSYNECMLNASRSGGDFAQTVTPHLLTPGIVSLNVFTSYDCGGAHPDFGDSPLNLDAGTGKALTLEDVLWVGKGAPLHYERDEQGDGSFETYSDYRSKQFAPWLVAQLKATQPADMQAPATEDDCDYTDPSVWEFPSWYFTEKGVYFGPYFARVQRACEGPEWSVVPYSVVKAHPGGTKLMLPE
- a CDS encoding MFS transporter is translated as MKFLRLRPTAVVLFMLCAMYFITYLDRVNVSTAAVGFGKEFNLTKTEIGIVFSAFAYPYLIFQIIGGWVSDRFGAKRTLVVCGLIWAGATVLTGLAGGFASLIVARILLGLGEGATFPAATAAMSRWIPKEKRGFAQGITHAFARLGNALAPAAMIAIMATYGWRESFYVCAGISFVWVLLWMMVFTEHPKDHPRISKQELDTLPPPKVKSSVVLPWGRLFKRMAPVTIVYFCYGWTLWLLLSWVPMYFMNMGLDLKGTAIFASTVFFGGVVGDTLGGIVSDRIYTRTKDLSKARSLMVAVCLGLTLISLVPLMFTKDMHISLACLAIGFFFSEMTIGPMWAIPMDIAPDHCGTASGMMNTGSAMAAIVSPVAAGLLIDKFGNWQLPFLVSIVLLAIGVVLSFRMKPQNKFEYVKPASPQAANATPAPIVSK
- a CDS encoding glycine hydroxymethyltransferase, producing MPRDLDALLCACADRLPQLQTQRLMLYAGANLPSARAMAAYNPALSAYPAMGPTDHKEQPDTDLVSELESFTTQSAMTLFNAAWAEVRLASCTLANLAIFHAYCQPGDTVLAPAAEHGGHLSQRRGGTPQLAGLVVEDLPYDRHNCTLDTARAAEMIMRIRPKLVVLGRSIMIKADDIVAVVEAARTVGAKTLFDASHVLGLIAGGMYPNPFDAGVDLISSSTYKTLPGRPQGLVLGRDPDDAPALRKLLDTRMLANYDAGRLPSLAVTLTEAQASGREYAASIVSNSAALHRSLLDIGLPVIGANGGEVHTHQLLLPLSLDADPRAVMHALQTQGILIGTCVDPSRAGHQALRLGTQFITRQGMDVQDMTEVARLLGDVLRVGACGRLHARPVADTAQIAGRIQQILSKKKPLGSG
- a CDS encoding 2-keto-4-pentenoate hydratase; this encodes MDTETQPSRLAQLIVDAQNAHSLLDAPDFDLNPKDRDAAYLTQQKILRLRGVEAGGWKIGSKSLTGPIQGSPLPRDCLFPSTGTLDRSLYAPVGLELEIAFRFNRTFSPREEAYSDEEVMAGIGEMAAAVEVVSSRFAAWPKIEPLTQLADLLNHGALVVGDFVPYDASFPFAEPTLSFTVNGESVVPGKAANPAGDPRRLLPWLVNHHTLQGLILPEDFVITTGSYTGIFFAQGMAEVQGEITGLPSVVLTLA